The following are encoded in a window of Dioscorea cayenensis subsp. rotundata cultivar TDr96_F1 chromosome 16, TDr96_F1_v2_PseudoChromosome.rev07_lg8_w22 25.fasta, whole genome shotgun sequence genomic DNA:
- the LOC120278862 gene encoding monothiol glutaredoxin-S6 → MISRRRHGLCIGIIATLLLLFLLGCSAARTVNSVSAFVQNAVYSNKITIFSKSYCPYSVRAKRVFAELHERPFIVELDQRDDGHEIQSVLLDLVGKRTVPQVFVNGQHVGGSDDTLKAMANGQLHKILGRN, encoded by the exons ATGATCTCTCGGCGTCGTCATGGCCTCTGCATTGGGATCATTGCcacgctgctgctgctgttccTGCTCGGCTGCAGCGCTGCGAGGACCGTCAACTCCGTCTCGGCGTTCGTTCAGAATGCTGTCTACTCCAACAAGATCACCATCTTCTCCAAATCATATTGCCC GTACTCTGTTCGCGCCAAGCGTGTTTTTGCTGAACTGCATGAGAGACCATTCATTGTGGAATTAGATCAACGAG ATGATGGTCAtgaaatacaaagtgttcttctTGATCTAGTGGGCAAACGTACAGTGCCACAAGTTTTTGTTAATGGACAGCATGTCGGAGGCTCAGATG ATACGCTGAAAGCTATGGCGAACGGGCAGCTTCACAAAATTCTTGGCAGAAATTAA